CTGGGTCCTGGGCctcctggggcggggggagccccAGCCCCTACACTCAAGGAGGGAGGCGTGAAAGGCAGTCTCTGTGGGCTCAGCTCTCTGCAGCCCGCATGTCCTCCAGCTACTGGTCTGGCTGGACCAGGGTGTCGCTTGGGCAGAAGGGGACTTGTCACTGCCCGGGGCCCCCAGCTGCACTGAGCTAGTTCCTCCTGCGGGCGCCCCCAGCCTCCCGCCGCCCCCTCTCACCCCACTCCGTTCAGGGAGGCCTTGCAGCCACAGGgcccacccccttcccagcccTGAGCCCACGCGAGACCCCCGGCCCCACTGGCTCAGCGCGCCGGCCCTGGTGATGCTGCTGGCGCCTGGGCCTCGGGTTACCCACTGTTCCAGGCCCGGCCTGGAGAAGCCCCTCTCGGCCTGTCTCTGTGGATGGCATCCTCCCTGCAAGGAACTGGCTGCAGGCTCCGCACCCCGTGGGCCAAGACTGGCCGCCCACCCTCCCAAGAAAGGGCCAGGAGACTTGAGAGAGAAAGTGCTTTATCAGCATCCTCAGCCCTGCGGGCGGCGCTCAGCTCCGCAGGCGGACGCGCCAGGAGTAGGTGCTGAGCACGTGCTGCCGCCGGCGCACCACGCACGTGTAGGTGCCCTCGTTGATGGCGTTGGCGATGATGCTCAAGTGCGCGCTGCCCAGCGCCAGGTAGCCGGGGTAGGAGAACTCCAGGGGCTCCTGGTCCTTGTACCAGCTGCGGGGAGGGTGGAGGGCTGGGCAGGGTCCCGAGTCCCCCGCCCACCCTCGGGTGCCCAGGCAGGGTCACTCACTACACTTTGCCTTTCTTGTGGAGGATCTTCTGGCCGCAGCGGAAGGTCACATTCCTGCCCTCGGGCACCAGCCGGGTTTTGGTCCTGGGGGGCGGCACGGTGGCAGCCACCGTGGGGAAGGGGAACTCTGCTCgtacggggtgggggggcggaggTCACATCAGTACCCGGCGCCCCGGCCAGACGCAGGCCGGTGCCTGACACCCAAGCTCACCGTAGCAGAAGTCGCAGCTGCTGGGACACAGCCTCTTCATGAGCCTCTGGCGGGCGTCGCAGAAACCCCTCCGCGCCCAGGACGCGCACACGAACAGCCGGTCCAGACAGCCTGCAGGGGGGCAGCCTGGCCTCAGGGCCCACCCGCCCCGGCCCCTGGCCCCGGGCCCCGCCCGCCCAGGCCCCGCACTCACCGTAGAGCCGGTGCAGCCCCCACATCTCGTCCTGCGACAGCGCCTTCCAGCCACGCAGCGTGGCGTTGAGGTGCATGAGCGCCCGGCCGTGCTGGGAGTGCATCAGGCCCAGCGCGTGGCCGATCTCGTGGGCCGCCACGTGCACCAGGTCGGTGAGCCACACGCCTGCGGGCCCCGCCGGTCAGCTCCCGGGACCCGGCCCAGCCctccgccgccccccacccccgcccgcccgcccgccggcccgCCGGCCTTGCCCCCGAGGCCCGAACAGCTGCTGCAGTGCCGGGAGCCTCCCTCGGGCAGCCGTGGGAAGATAACAGTGTTCCAGGCTGGCGAGGCGGTGAGCTGGCCCCCAGGAATGCAGCTCCAGCTCGGGCTCCAGCGGTGTGGGGGGAGAGGGCTTCAGGGCTCCCGGAACCCAGGCTTACGAcctcctcccagcctgccccTGCCCGCCTCCCTGATCCCAAATCCCAGCCATGACCCCCCGCCAAAGCCCTCCCGCTGTGCCCGCCGTGGTGCGAGGGCCCCACGGGAGGCCAGGCCGGCGTCACCTTTCTTCCAGCTGTAGCGTGTGGGGCCCAGGACCCAGTACTCGCTGTCGTCAAAGTGGATGCCGCCGTGCGGGGGGAAGAAGGCGTGGGCCAGCTCGCCCGTGGGGCCGTCGAAGCAGTGGTGCGTCGGGGAGACCAGGCAGTCCGTGTGGTTGACCGGGTAGAAGCCTGCGGGAGCACCGGACTGAAAGGGGGCcttggggcggggcgggggcgggggcacgGCGCCCACCTATGCGGAGGTCGCTGGGCTGCTCAGGGGCCACCTCGCGGAAGCTGAAGGGGGACACGTCACTCCACATGCGGAAGGCGGCGGCCAGGCCCCGCCGGGTCTCGCTGGGGCTGAGCAGGTTCCTCGGGAAAGAGAGGATCCTGGGGTGGGAGTCATGGTCAGGGGTGGCAGCCAGGCAGCACCGGTCCCCCCCTCCAGGGCCAGGGTCGCACCTGTATGTGAGGTTGAAGTGGTCCCAGCGCAGCCGGGTCGGGGTCAGCGTGTAGCGGCGTCTGCGGGGCGCCTGGGGGTGCGGCGGGCCAAGGCTTGGGGTGGCGAGCACACCCGCGGTCGGGGGCACAGCGTCTCCCTTCGAGGGAAGCAAGTGCCCCGTGGGGAGGCAGCAGGGACTGTCCCCAAGCCCCAAGCCGCGAGGAGAAGGGCCTCGAAGGACGGGAGGGCGCGCGCTCCAGGGAGCGCTGACGTCTCTCCAGGGAGGGAGTTTTTGTCTTTCGGCATTTTCTGGTTTTCCATCCCGAGCCAGGGCTACTtaacagccagaaagaaaaaccTTACTAAAAACAGGCCAGGTCGGAGTGGGCGGAGCTGCCGGCAGatgctgccccccgccccccgctccccCATCAACGGACACGGAGTCGCCGACTCAGGCCCGGACGCGCAGCCGGGGCCGACCCGCCCGCTCTCCCGCGCCCGCTCTCACCTGCGCTGCGCTCGCCACCGGCCGGTTCCCCAGGGCCCCCGGCCGGGCCAGCAGCACGAGCGTGGGGAGGAGGCAAAGCGCGCCCAGCACGGCTCCGAGCAGGCGGGCCCGGTCGCGGGCCCCCGACGCCGCTGCGGGGACGCAGGCCCCGCGGCCCATGGCGCCTGCGGACTCGCTGTCGGGGCTCAGGCGGCGGGgcagcgcggcggcggcggcggcggcggcggctcgggTTACAGCCCTGAGGGGGAGGGCGCGCGGCTGCCCCGAAAGGAACCAGCTGGCCGCCTGCTGTCGGGAGCACCCCCGACACCTCCAGCCTGGGGTGCGGGGACCCGGGCCTGTGGGTCGGTGGCGGTGGCCTGGGCAGGGCCCACTGGGCGGGGTCACTTGGCGGTGGGGGGCGGGTTGCGAGGAGGGCCCCGGACGCCGGGGAAGGGACGGACACCGGGGGCTCGGGCTTAGGCAGGAGTGGTCAGCCGGCTCCCCAAACTCGCTGGGAGTTGACTGACTTGGCAGCTTTTCTCCCAAACGGAGTCCCCCTGGACACCGGCTGAGACCCGGCAGTGGGACCTCCATCCTGGCCAGCTCGGGACACGTCCCCTGCAGGCGCTGGCTGACAGGGACCCCGCGAGAGGGGAGGGATGCGACGGGAGGGAACGTGGCAAGTGAGCACCGGgctgaggaagagggaggaggaggcgcCTGCGGAGCAAGGCTTGGGgtgccaggagggagggggaccTGCAGGGGCCAGCGGAAGGACCCATGGAGGGTGACAGGGACAGCGCAcaaggggcggggggcggggggcggcgcaGGAATCCCCACCAGGCGCTGCCTGCCGAGCGCACACAGGGCCGAAGGCGGGGGACCGGGTGTCCTGGGGGCGGAAGACTCGACGGGACGGCTTTCAGGTCATGCCTGACAGAGGAGCTGAGCCAGGCGGGATGTAGGCGAGGGCGCCTCTGGGCTTGGGGAGCCGGGATCCAGGGCGGGACGGGCCTCCCGCCGGGGCGGAGCggccgggggggaggggagacgggGTGGGGGCTGGGCCAAGTCAGAGGAGGCGCgggggcgggcaggggaggggggggaCTGGCCCTCCCCATTCTCCACCCAGGCCTTGAGCCCAGTGACAGTGGCGCGCCGGGCCAGCGGGGTCAGCGCCAAGTGGCTGGCTGGCAGCCTTGAGGCTCCAGGGGAGCATTTCGGTGGTTCTTGGAAAGCGCCCGGCCGCAAGGCCCAGACCAGGGCAGTGCCCGCCGCCCCCACGGCTAAACGTTTGCGCCGACAAACCGACCTTCTCCGTCCTGTGCTCTGCCCTACTCCCCAGGTCCGTGCTCCACCTC
This sequence is a window from Physeter macrocephalus isolate SW-GA chromosome 3, ASM283717v5, whole genome shotgun sequence. Protein-coding genes within it:
- the MMP23B gene encoding matrix metalloproteinase-23, with translation MEVPLPGLSRCPGGLRLGEKLPSQSTPSEFGEPADHSCLSPSPRCPSLPRRPGPSSQPAPHRQVTPPSGPCPGHRHRPTGPGPRTPGWRCRGCSRQQAASWFLSGQPRALPLRAVTRAAAAAAAAALPRRLSPDSESAGAMGRGACVPAAASGARDRARLLGAVLGALCLLPTLVLLARPGALGNRPVASAAQGDAVPPTAGVLATPSLGPPHPQAPRRRRYTLTPTRLRWDHFNLTYRILSFPRNLLSPSETRRGLAAAFRMWSDVSPFSFREVAPEQPSDLRIGFYPVNHTDCLVSPTHHCFDGPTGELAHAFFPPHGGIHFDDSEYWVLGPTRYSWKKGVWLTDLVHVAAHEIGHALGLMHSQHGRALMHLNATLRGWKALSQDEMWGLHRLYGCLDRLFVCASWARRGFCDARQRLMKRLCPSSCDFCYEFPFPTVAATVPPPRTKTRLVPEGRNVTFRCGQKILHKKGKVYWYKDQEPLEFSYPGYLALGSAHLSIIANAINEGTYTCVVRRRQHVLSTYSWRVRLRS